AGTTTCATAcctttatttatatttctttaacAAGGAAACCTAACTTAATTAAGAATCCTGATAAATAAACACACAGTGCAAATACAAATCAAATGGGAGAAAGCTTTGATGAACATTAAACTTTCTTGAACTTAACTTTGAAGGGATCATCACTTAGAGCCAAATGCATCCTCTTATTCTTATCCTCAAAGATGCCAATATCTTTGCACAAATGCTTACAAGATTTGCACACGCTAGGGCAATACACCAACTTATAAGCATCCTCGTACTTCTCAATCTTAAACCAACTTTTTATGGTTTGGGAACTTGGATTTCCAAAATCACCCCCAGTGCTCACAAATGTTTGTCCATTAGAAGCATCATAGTCACCAAGCTTCCACACGGTGGAGTATTGGGGGCAATTATTTTGGTCCGCGGCGGAGAACATGATGTTGAGATCTGTAGAGACTCGAATAACACCCATTTTAGGGTTAATAGGTGAGAATTGAAGTGGAAGACCGTCATTTGCTTTCTCAATCATAACATCAAGAGGACATGTTTCGTCGAAGGTGTCCAGGACAAGCCCTCCGCCATTAAAGCAGCTAACAATGCCGCATATGATGAAGGGCTTGGCCGGAATGATGTAGTAATTGGTGTCGGTTCTTAGCTTCTTGCCTGAAGTGTCAAGAACTTCTTCAGGTGAAGCATTTGATGCTCCAAGAAGTAATTGTGAGcccaaagaaaagagaaggaataAGGCTAGAAGTgtaaatttcatttttttttttttatattgatggATGTAGAGACAATGGGGGATTGAGGACAACAATTTATAACATCTAGTTTAATTTACTTTAATGCGTTCCACGCACCATTCTTATCTTTATGGtttcatatataaaaatataaaatttaattatttttaacatatattttatattttaatatatattatattaataactaattttagtagttaattttagtCTACAATAATATATCTAACAATGGTTGATAAAATATGtatttgatttatttggtcAAAGATAAGCACAATACTAATGGCCAACAAAGAGTGTTGTAATTGAAAATCCATGAACTGGCCTTATATTTGACCaagaaagaaataaacaaattaCAACAACTTGCCTTTTGAAATCCCGTGAACAGTGATCTAGTATGGTAGTatatgtttatctttcttgGTGATTTAAATAAGAATTCTGCAAACAAAAGTTATCACGGTCTCAATTTCTTTTATATTAGCTAAATTTTTTAGTAAATAATAATTTGTACTCAATTGTACATACACTAACTTTTGATAACTAAGTCGTCAATGGTATGGACTATGGTGTATATCCATCCAATCCATTATCTTATTACAACACTTTTAAATTGAGAAAAGTTGAAGGGCTAATAAATTCTATTgacttttttagtatttttagtttgggtaaaatattaaattagtcttttatatttgagtgtaattttattttaatttttaaggtttaaagtgtcATATTTGAATcaaaaaaagtttcatttaattttaatgtaatcTCACTATGAGgttaaagttaaataattaacggaaTGTCATATATGACAGCAGTTAGGAGTGGAAAGTGAAAATAGGTCCGGCCAGGCCAGATTTTACTTTTAACAGGCTTGGCCTGTTATGTAGTCAATTGGCCTGAACCTAGCCTATAGTCTATTATAGacttttttaaaagtattaaacCTAACCTATTATTCAGACTGGCTTGGCCTGAAGCCTGTTAAAAGgtctgataattttttttacaaaagtaaaaatattatttaaaaaaattattttttaataaatatatttatatgtaatatgtcatatttaatattaataaaaaaattaaattttaaagtatttaaaatatacaaaactatttataattaaatataataaatttaaaatatctcataattttgttaataataaaaaaattatttatatatataattatatattaacaGACTCAAGTAGGCCTGACAGGCCAATAAGGCTAATTAGTAAGTTTTGCCTGACCTATTAACAAAATAAGGCTTTTATAAGAGCTTGAGTCTGTGCCTATTTTATAACAGGTCTGGTCAGGCTAGGCCGAACACAGGCCAGGCTAAAGGCCGCCTGACCTTTTTCCACCCCTATCAGCAGTACAAGAATAAGATCGATAATCTGGAAAACAAGTACAAATTTCAGAGGCACAAAATCAACTGTAGATgcatcaatatatttatttattctttttcttacaatttaaatgaaatatttgtaATAGAACTAAagagaatgataaataaatgtattgatgcattCACGATTAATTTTGTGCCTCTggagcttgtacttgttctccagATTATCGACCGTGTTATTGTATTGTTGTCATGTAGGACATtctgttaattatttaactttgacctcaCGGCGGAACTACATTGAagctaaatgaaacttttttgtatttaaatatgACACTTTAAACTTTAAGGACCAAAATAGGATTCACTACAACAATTCCAGCATTTTGCAGCGGTTCTGGAGCCAATTTTGCGGCGGTTAAACCAGACGCTGGAAGATGGGCCGCGGGTAAACAGTTAGCGGCGATTTTAGCTAACCACTGGAATAACCGCCGCGTAATAAAAATGGTGCTAATGGGAAAGTACACATCATTAGAAAGAAATGAAGTTGCTTGCGTGCAGTCCATAATTCAGGTAAGACGTTTTGAGGAGTACAATGTTAACGGTACAAGTTTAGAACTATCACAAAGGAAGACGGGCTGAAAACCCAAAATAGTGGAGTATATGTATCATCTAATACAAGAAGTTATGCAAGCATGAGTCATAATAGAGTCGCTGTTGGCAGTGTTTCGTATTACGAAAAAATTGTAGACATAATTGAGTTAAATTATAGCTATCATTTCACAGTAGTATTGTTCAAATATATTTGGGATGATACCACTACCAGTAGAGGCATCAAACAACACCATTTGGGACTTACCAGCGTTAATTTCTCTCGTCCGATTTACACTGGTGATCGAGAAGAAGATGAACCGTACATATTAGCCTCAAAAGCTCAGTTTGTATACTATGTGGATGATGAAGTAGCTAAGGGATGGAGTGTTGTGGTTCATGTGAAACCACAAGATTTGTATGGCATGagagaagagaatgaagaagcTAAAGTTGGTTTTTCTCCACAGCTAGGGTTGAACATGTCAGAGGAAGGTGACATTGGAGATTTACAGTTGATAAGGGAGGATGATATAGAAGACTCCAGAGAAAATGCTTCAAAGAATATCGATGATGTTGCGTAATGCTTATATGAAGAATTTTAAcgtaatttaaaaataatctttGTGTCATGAACTAAGTTAAACAAACTCAACGTTGTACGTTGTTTTCTTTAGTTACAAaaaattttgtgtattttttatttgcaGTTAAGTATTTATTGTATTgtgaatttttatgaaaaaaaagcatatttttcatttatttgaACGCTTTTTTTTGTGAAAAGTTAGTTTACGTTAAATCTTTAATGCTGCGTCagttattatttttcttagtGTTGCAATTTTTATAATCTTGATATCTATTATTCAATATCAATTCTAGTGGTGTTACGTTTTTTAAACATTAGTAAACATAACATGACGGTGGAACAGAACAAATAAAAAGTTGAAGACTTTTTGTCATCCTCTGCAAGCACAATATACGCTACAAAATTTCTGTCTAAGAAATTTGCCCAAACTACCAACAAGGGAGATGGTAATTGtcaaaaatttttgtttaattttaaaattgtcttaGTGTATTGTTGTCCGTTTTTTTCTAAGTTAGTATCTAATTAATGATTTGGGAGTTCTCAGTTTCTTCTAGGTATACTTATTTTGTTGTATGCATGTTGATATTTTCAGTATTACCTGAATATTCTGGAGAAATAGTCTCTGACAGTCTAGATGGGGAAGAGTGTGATTCAGAACACAATTTAGATGATATCTCCTTTGTTCGAATTGACAGATCCATATAGTTTGATCTCAATAAGGTTTCGGAAGAAGACAATGAAACTTTAGAAGACCAACAAATAGAAGATGATGTACATGTTAAGAAAATGTGCTTTGATCCGAACAAAAAGTCATGATATGGTGATAAAATATCAGATCCTATAAAACGTGAAGCCCATAGATTCTTGACAGAGTATTTTTCGCTAGGTCAATACGATGTTGAAGAgaaattttaatcttttattatAAGAGTTACATTAATTCCTTAATTTAATGATTTGGGTCGCAgttttatatgtttatctacTTTTAGAGTTTCTTGATTTAGGTTTAGTAAGGCATAACTTCAAAGAAGAGTAACTTGATTTATGCTCGTTATAACTTTATTTTAACTTTATAAATTCAGAGTAtgactttattttcttcttttacaATTATGTTTGAATGCAAATTTAAATGCcaataaaataaacaaagaaatcTTATTGATAAATTTGTTCACATGAGTTAACATATATAACTTATTTAACTTGTGAATTGTTTTACGTAAGACGAATCTAGAAAAAGTGTTACAAGTTTAAGTAACAATGATTTAAACATGAGTATCTTAAAATAGTAGTGTTTACTTAACTAGATTATATACCCAGATGGTTATTATTAAAGAAAACATTGTAATATGTGGTAATACGCATTTTGCGATGGTTGAAAGCAAACTGCCGCAAAATGTTAAATGATAACTCACCCGACGGTACATTTAGCGGTAGTTCTACGAAAACTGCCGGTAAATGCAAAGCTGATTGCAGCCCCAATCCCTAACCGCCGCTATCTGCCGGAATTGTTATATGATTACGCCCAAACGTAAATgaccaatttagtactttaccTTTTTAGTTTaacaatttaataatatatttttaaacattatCGATTAATTATCACATTTCTTGtttaaattattagtttttGATAGAATTATCGTATTATATAGGTTAAATTATACAGTTAGTCCCCACACTTTCAGTGAAATTACAAATTGGTCCTTATAgtttaaaagtttgtaattgaGTCCTTGAAGAAAATTAAAATCTGTAATTAGGTCCTCAATAATGTTTACTGTAAAAAAAATACACATTTACCATAATGTccacttcttc
The genomic region above belongs to Arachis stenosperma cultivar V10309 chromosome 5, arast.V10309.gnm1.PFL2, whole genome shotgun sequence and contains:
- the LOC130982716 gene encoding miraculin-like, with translation MKFTLLALFLLFSLGSQLLLGASNASPEEVLDTSGKKLRTDTNYYIIPAKPFIICGIVSCFNGGGLVLDTFDETCPLDVMIEKANDGLPLQFSPINPKMGVIRVSTDLNIMFSAADQNNCPQYSTVWKLGDYDASNGQTFVSTGGDFGNPSSQTIKSWFKIEKYEDAYKLVYCPSVCKSCKHLCKDIGIFEDKNKRMHLALSDDPFKVKFKKV